The genomic DNA CAAGTCGGCCCTTTGCAACAGTCACATGCGGTGGATCGAGCCAACGACATTCTTCATCGGTCTGCCACTTCCTACCTTCTCTTCCTAGATATCGCTGCGTTGTTAATGGCAATGCTGTGGCGTTAAGATTCTCGGGTTTTTGCAACAGCTTGCCCTTTCAGGTCCTTGCGCATCAAGCCGTCAGCAGGACCTCCAACATGCAAGTTCGGTGGCCCGTCCACTTTGGGCTTGCATCAGACTTATATGCCAAGATGCTTGGAAATAGAACACAAAGCAGCGTCGGCGCTCGGCAGTTGTGCTTTCTTGAGCCGAAGTTCAGGGTTTTCATGGTGGATAAGGTAGGTCTTCTTACCTCGGTGAGCAGAGAGGTGTGGTCAGATGTCACGAGCTCGCGCTATTGGGCTAACAGTAAAAGGCTTTTGCTAATCAGCAAAATCTGATAGCGTGGCATCActtattccttcttttcacCCAGAACGGCAACAGACCACATAGGTACTCACGAACATTGCTACCAGTCTCCATGTCCACATCACCCCAGATCTTCGCATATGCATTATGCACTGCGGCATTGTGCAGTACTTTCCTGGGACTCGGGGATCTTCCGTTACTCAAATCACATCCCACAACCTACTAGCGAAAGCGAAAAACCCCAGACCAAACAGCAAAAATTCACCATGGCATTCCTTTTTAGAAACTCAGGTTCCTGCCCATGAAGCCAAGACAGCTCGGGAATATTCTTGACAAACGCCAAGTATTCGAGATAATGAAGCTTGTCCTGTCGAACCCAGGcccatcctcgccggcgTTGGAGTCACAACCCTGATCCATGAGCTCGCAGTAGAACAGGGGTGCCGGTACCTGCACGAGGAACATGAGATGGCCAGGGAGAACTCCGCCAAGGCTACATACGCTTTCTCTAGAGCTCGGGATAACCTCTGttctttgcttgcttgcttcgATCCTAGCCTGCGCTTTGCTCTTCTTTGCCAAGATGACATGACTCTTTCTTTGCAGCTGCTTTATAGGAACTTGCCGAGAAAGCTCCATCATGTGAAAAGTCATGGGGAAAACTGAGGTGACTGGTGACGATCAAGGATGGGTAAAGCTTTAGCCGACACGTGAGCCATGGAGAAATTACTGATCGGACATATGCCTATCGCGAGAGTTCCAGATCATGACACAACGACCCGATATTCCAACAAGGTGCCTCTAGTATATACAATCGTTACCTCTCATCCAGAAGGCAGAAGCCTGTGTTCGAGTACTGACATGAAGGCCGGGTATTCACGGCTTATCATCAGGCAATAACAGGTAGCATGGCATTCACTTTGAGATATGTCCTTGCTGATCTTTCATACCCATCTGATCATCTGATGGGTAGTTTATCCAGCGTCAGTTCATCGAAACTGCTTTTCGTGCTCGTCTTCAACTACAGCCAGGATTTTTACCTGTGAGGATAGCATCGATCCTTGTCATGCCTTTGCTCGGTCTCACGCTCATTCCATTCCCATCGAAGCCATCAGGCCGTGCGAGTGTCGAGTAGCTGCGGAGACATAAAGGGGGGGGGCTATCAGTCAACATCCTGTTCAACATCCTTAGCCATTCCAGCTTAGAGGTTTGATCAGCCGTTGACTTTCAGAGTggctggttgttgggatGACACTGTCCaaaccttcccctcccccgtctgTGCTCTGGTTTAAGTCATCTTTATTTGAGAGAGCGTCTGTCACCTGGCTGACCGTGGAATGCAGGGCATTCTTTCTCATGTATCTGTTCTCATGCTATAGCTCCAATGTTCGTTCTCTGATCGTTGCCATGTTATCATCAGGACAGTGAAGCAGTGATGATGGACGGGCTGTCAGTAAAACGCAGGGCACCTTGAAGTCAAGAAATATGTACCTGTTCCCATGCAATCACTGGCGAGTctgtgggttgggggttggggaaaaGACAAATGGCAGTCAAGGCGTTTACATAGTGCCTCGTTGTCAGGTTATTACCGAGGAGATGCTATGCATCTTGGGCGTGGCCAAGACGAGCAGACTGTCAGTGCGGGTGCGTTGATCTGACAGTTCTGACAACTCGGGCAAGCACGGCCGAATGGGCTTCATTCAAGGTAGGAATTGTGGGCGTCTTTGTTGGTCATGTTTGTAGAAATCACAGAGGAGGTCGGGAGAATGGCAGATCTAGGTAGCCTCGTATGAGAGAGAAGCACAAGGATATTTTCAGCAGAGCATGGGGAGTTTTGATTTTGATATTCTCCAAGTGTCCTCAGTCTAGGCCCTCCCATCTCTTCAACATGCCAAGGGAGCCATGTGCTCCTCTCTCGGATACAAAATGACATTACACGGAGTGCGTCGAGGTAACGAACCGGTACTTCACATCTTTCCGACCTGTACAATATCCTGCCACGCGTCTTTCGGAGCATCCGGCGTTCGTACTGTTGGGGTAGGCCCGCGTTTCCGGTGCTCGAGCTTTTCGATGCAATCATCTAGCTGAGAACGCACCCAACCGTTAGCTATCAAAGCACGTCTTGCCTAAGGTAAGTGCATGAATATGCATCACCCAGTCACTTGCAAGGCAAGTGGTGGGTTTCGGAGCAGACTGGGTTGGTCGTTGtcataaaaaaaaagaattattCACCCCACCTTCGGGAGTGAATGTTGGAGCCAATGTTCGACTGCGGATAACCTGTTCGCTGTGTTTTTGTCCCTCTTCAGCCTGTCCGTCTCTTTTTTCGCTCTCCCGATTCTATCCTTCGCCAAAGCCTCCCAGAATTTTATGTGGAAATcgtccctctccctctcccttctgTCCTggtttctcttcctcttgtaGACATCGACCCCGATGCCGAGCAGCATAGGAAAGAGGACCAAAACTGGCAGGTAGGGCCTGACGGATTCAAACATCTTGGAAATGTATTTTTGAAAGGAGTGTGTATGGATGCCTGGTGTGCCGGGATAGCAATGACAACGACTGAGCGAATTGGTTGGGCAGTTTGTGAGCATGCGGGAAATAAGTTTGACGGTGGCAGGATAAATATAGATAAGGCTTGCAGGGAAAGAGAGTAGATTTTGGGGGTGAAAATTGAATGGTGACCTGCATTGGTTGAAGTTAAATCGCGTTGGTGGCTTGGAAAAACACCCCATCCCGCGAGATATCACAATCTGAACGAAAGAAACAAGACTGAAATGGAATCACCGCCTGGAAAATAATCAACACGGTACTCGACTGTTGTTCGGGGCTCCCTGACCATCTTGAAGGCCTTATTTTCGAGtagcaacctcctcttcaaataCATGGCATGGGCACGCACATGGAAACTATCACTGCGAACAGTGGTGCAATGTCAACAACGACGTGTATGCCAGGCGGACAGACATGCTGGATCTCACAATCGGTTTTGAAACAAGAATGGGGAAGAGTTCATGTCCAGTCAGAGTTCCATATGTTCCACAAATCAAGCTAGGCCGGTGTTTCGCTTCAGGGCTTACAAAATTTCTGTTTGCCCTACCAGCGTCATGAAACATTGAAATGGCGTGCGAGTTATTCATTGTCGGTCTCACCTAATAAGCACTCACTTTTCACAAGTCACCAAGCCATGTTCTGTAAGGCTGAAGCCATATTTGTTGCGGATGATTTCCATCGCAGCAACTCATTCCGAGTTTGAGCAGCCCAAGGAGGTGACACGAAGCCATAAAATCAGGGCTCATTATGACTGGGAAGACTGGGATGATATCCCCACTCGGCAACCCAGGTGCAAGAAGAAATCTGTAACACAGAGAGCGGACATCAACTAGGCGTGACCTGTACTGTCAGCCGGGCAAGCGCAGGAAAACTTCGGCCAACAATAGAGGCTTCGGACTGAGAAAGCGAAAGTTGTATTTCTGGAAGATGATCTGCATCCTGAATATCTGAGATCCGGGAAGAGAGCAGCAATGAATAAGACGTGTTGGTGAGTTCTATTCTTAACAAGCCAGTGCGTAGGCGGCAGTGTTGTAGGTAGAGCGAACTAGAAGGCTCTTCGAAACCGACCAGCTGAGACGCGTACACAGTAGAGTCCACAATGAAACTATTGACAGACGAAGCTTTGCTGACTGGTCGGGAGAGGCCGTGAAGGGGCGAGAAAGCTTGGGTCCGGCACTGTGTGTACGTACCTGATCTAAAGATTCTCTAGTGACGGGGTGGATCTTCAAGCTGGAGTTGCTGGAGGCCGGTTTGAGATGGCCTGAGACAGTTACTACCCTCAGAGAGGCTTGTCTTTGTTGGTCTGACCCGAGACGTTGGAAACGGCCCAGGTTCTTGTGGCCCAGCGGGTTGTTGGGCTGCTACTTTCCCCGCCCCCATAAGCAACAGCTTTCCCGGTCTGAGGTGAGCGAGTCCCGGATTCCACTTGAGTCCAGAACATTGCTGCGTTGCAATGGTCTGAAGCTTATTAAGTGGGGCGTTTCTATGTAACGTCAGCGCCCAGGCACACCCGTTGGCGGGGTGTGACCAACAACCTTCACCCACCGACAGGTTTATCACGATTATAGACAAATATTTCGCAGTCGTTTTCGACCAATGCCTTTCTCATTCAGGAACGCAGCATTGCAAACCACAGGGCTCATCATGTTGATCCGTGCTTACAAGTGTTTGGTAACGGATCTCCGTTCAGTGTTTCTGGCCACACTCGCCATGCTCCAAACCCGTCGGCTAGGAAACTGTCACGGGCCGTTGGGATGAGCTTTTCGCAGGGCTCAGACTTGGACTCATCCGATGAACTCACCCCTGGCCTTAGCTCACCGGCCTCCTTCGAAGAATGTCCCCTCGCAGCCTCTAGGCTAGCGTTGGTGGTCGGTCTGCAAGACCACCGACCTGCCGCCTAGATGGGGACCTGCTTCTTCTACGCCGATCTCACAAGGCGCGTTCCTCATAGCACACACAGTACCGTCAACAAGCTTCCAGCTGGCTGGGTGATGTTGCCGCTcgatctttttttcttctcaatTTCCTTCTGACGTATGATCTCGTCTTCTTTAATCAGAGATATATTTCTCCGACACTTCTGGTCACTTTCGTTTGTGACACGCAGGTTGCATCTCTCGTTTGCATACCTTACCTATTTGACCCTTCACACCACACTCACTTTAATCTTTGTTTCATTGCACCTTACTTCAAAGAATATCAGACACCTACCATCGAACCATGGGGCCGCCCTCCTTCCTTATGAGGAGCAAATCTGACGATTCCTTCTTGAGCATACTTTCCACCAAAGAGGAGAAGTCGCTTCTTCCAGCGCCAGTACACCGAAAACCAAAAATCAGAGTACGAACGCTTCTAGGCCATTGCTTATATCGTAGGGTGATATTATGGACTGCCGGCATTCTATTTCTCTTATGCTTAGCGCTTTCATCACCAGGGGGtcgccaacgccgccaaaGGCTGCTGGAGTTGGTGGACTTGAGCCATCAGGATGTGAGAagcggcggtgatgagggtgaaGCACCAACAGTTGCCAAGGACACAGAGGGTGTGGTTTTTGTGGTCTCCGCGGGAGATGCGCCACAGGTTCAGGTTCAGGGGGAGCACATGCCAACCTGGTTGCGATTTAGACAGTGAGTACTCCCAGGAACAGAGGAAACATGTTGATCGCGACTTGGCGCTAACGTTCCACCAGCCTTGACGGTTTCTTCAATGGTCTCAAAGCCCTAGTGCCAGCAAACGAACACATACCGGAGTATCCCAGGAAGCCGGGTGAGGCGTCACCGTTCCCACTCACGCTATCTTACACCGGCTTGCCGACCCCGACGCCCTACGTATCTCAACCTGACTATGAATCGCCGGAATACATCTCCCAGTACCACGCCGTCGAAAAATGTTACCTCGACAAGGAACGGAGGATTCCGGTTCCCGATCTGTATGCTTACAATGGCGTTGTCCAAGGCCAGCCAGAACCTGCCATGGGCTCACGCAACTTACTGGGACTTCGTGACGATGTTTGCTTTGACAGATTCGGTCGATACGGGCCTTATGGCCTTGGATATAGCTTTGACGAGGGAGGTGCATTTGTTGGCACTGACACAGAGCAGGAAGGCAGCAGTACGGTTTGGGAAAAGACGGGCAAAATTAACTATGAAAACATGGACTGGGGCGATGCCCAGACGCGCTGCTACGAATCGAACAAGAAGCGCTTCGCCGACCCAGCAGTACCAACAAAAACTGCAGCAGTTTCAggccaacctcatcaacggTCATTTTTGCGCAACGAGCGGCAGAAGATCCCCCGGACGGCCGTGGTCATCAGGGCCTATGTTGGGTTTCAGTGGACGCAACACAACATCTTGAACTTCCGGGCCCTGATATCTGAACTGGCGCTCAAATCCGGCGGCGAATACGCCGtacacttcctcctccacgtgCGCAACAATAACGAGGCCATCTGGGCCGACCCCATGACGGCCCAGCGCATCCTGGACGAGAACATTCCCCAAGAGTTCCACGGTCTCTGCACGCTATGGTCAGAAGCCCAAATGCGCCTCTACTACCCAGGAAAGTTTGGGGGCAGCTTCCAGAACCCCAGCGGTGGTGATATTCATGGTGTTTACCGCAGCGCCCATTTCCCTCTGCAGCACTTCGCCATGCAGCACCCCGAGTATGAATACTTTTGGAACTGGGAACTCGACATGCGCTGGTTAGGGAATTACTATGAGCTCTTTGATCGCCTCAGTGCCTGGGCCAAGGAACAGCCCCGTAAAGAACTGTGGGAGCGCTCTGCCAAATACTACATCCCTTCCTACCACGGCTCTTGGGAGAACTTTACCTCCTTGGTGCATAATGAGACCTTGAACAGCGGACGCGAGGCCACCTACGGCCCAGTTCAGTTCCCCggccgccaacccctccgatCAGAACTCCGAGGCGAGAGCTTCATGCCCTCCAATTGCGATCCAAACAACAAATCCGACACCGAGTGCGGCAAAGGCGAAGAAGCCGATCTCATCACTCTGAACCCGCTATTCGACACGGAGCACTCGGGCTGGGTCTTTTCAACGGATGTCACAGGATATAAGCGCTCCTTGCCTCTGCCTCCGAGAAGATGTAGCATCATCACCGCTAGCCGGCTCTCCCGTAGATTGCTGAACACCATGCACGAGGAGACCTGGAGACTGAAGCACACCATGTTTGCCGAGATGTACCCCGCCACTATGGCACTTCACCACGGGTTGAAGGCCGTCTATGCCCCTCACCCTGTTTACTTGGACCGAGAGTGGGAGATTGAAGCGATTGACAAGGCTTTCAACGGCGGGAGGGATCACACTGCTGGCGGGCACGGTTCTCCGTTTGACTTGAACAACGAGCATAATCACAAGGGGAGCAGCTGGTACTACAATAGTGAGTTTGCCGGCTtgctttggaggaggtggttggggtaTGCGCAGTTTGATGGCCGGGGAAGGAATGGTGGACGGTCAGGGGAAGGGCAAttgaggggtgggaaagaggaagaggagagggcggcTGGGACGGGCAGGTTGTGCTTGAGGAGCATGTTGGTTCATCCTATCAAGTGGGAGCATCCTAGTGAGCTGGATTGAGTTCCCAGAGCAGCATGTTTggagtctttttttttttgataaGGCGGGGAAGGGAATGGCAAAGGGCTGGTTGAACCTTTGCTGTTGGGATATCCGGTAATAAGGGCTGCATAATTGGGTGGACAGGTGGCATAAAAGTAGCATTTTTTGCGGTCGTGTTTGATGATGTATAtgcttctttctttcttttgttaACAAGCTAGCCTTAGTTTTGATAGGCATTGGAGCAATGTTTTCTTCCAATCGTGAAGTTGTCTAAGCAGCAGTGCTAGTGTTACAGTCTGATATCTGGGTCGGGTTGCGGCCGGCCGCCGCCATAAATGGTCCGGGCCGCCTTGTGTCTCGGGAGATATAAAATTggccttgttgctgttggcagGCAGGCAAAGGCACAGAAGGGTTGACATGTTTCAGGCCTCACAATGCACGATGCTTTTCAAATTAAATTTAGTGATAGATGAGGGCGGCAAAATGGAAGGCAAACTTtccaaagaaaagaaatttCTTGATGTTGCACAAAACCTGGATCGCCAAGTACTTATACGATATGCAGTGTCCCTATCACAGAGATCAAGAGATATGCACCTCCGGCTGGGTCCCGTCAGCGGCGGCCCCGGAGGTCGGTGGTTCTTTCACCCCTGCAGAAttcaaacccaaaccccttcCGGAGCTCCCCCACGCTTTTCTGGTTCGCTGACGGCAGTGGGTGACAGCCGAGTTGTCAGTGCGAACGGACGGGGGAGAGAAAggctggatgggatggatggcaCGGATGCAATGGGAGTGGTCATGTGCTCAATTAACGCCCGTATGATGTGCATATTCGGTTAGCTGTGGGATCACCAGGAGAGAAGAGGTTTTTTTGGCTCCCGCTGAAGGTTTGCtgaatggatggatggataaTGATGAGGCTTTTGAAAGTTTTAAGTCTTTGGTCGGATGATGACCACCCCGCTTTCTTCCAGGGCGATTGGAACCGTGGGGTAAGCCTCTGGGGAGCGGCGAATGGGGTTGGGTAACGGTGATAGTAGTGATTGCTCTAAAAAGATGAACAGACAGATGAAGGCGTCTCCGGACTGTGAATACAGATTGTCCGGCCGAAGCCGAGTCCGTTGGGTTTGTCATTGCTTGTCTCGAAGATATTGGCACATGTCAGATACCGAAACCCAATGATGGATATGGCTGCAGTACTTCGTCATTGTGGACCCTGCTACCACTTTAACACTTTCgacttgccctcctccactgtTTTCAATCCACAGTGACATCGACATCGATTTCAAGGGAACACAGCATCAGGGGCATCCATCGAGGTGCAAGGTGACGCACAACAAAGAAGACCACCCCACCGGGTGTTCGCCCAAAGGGCACACGGGACGAGGTTGGCGCAAGGCTGAAGACGCCCTCATATCCAGCTGAGGAAAACTAGATACAGATAGATAATGCATTCTATGACTGAGGCTTATCTGCTGCACCTTGGTGGTTTAGTGGCTGCTTTTTTTCGATGACCCCGTGATCGCAGTGTTGGAACTCCCAATTTCGGACCCTCCTTGCTCCCCTGGTCGGCGGACAGGGCAGCTGTGGCACACCCACCTGCATCCGCGCCTGCAGCAtaaccacctccacctcctgccCGCAcactcctcaacacccaacGTAAAGGCCGCCTTGTCTGAGACGCAACCCTCTCTCAGCAACGCCGCAGCTCTTCTTCACATCATCTTCCAACCTtatctccttttcctcttttttcttgtttccttAGCCTCTCTGGGATAGAACAGACAGACGACGACAATCGAGCGAGTCCCTGCAGCAGACGGCAGCACTCAATCTGTTGTTTTAGCGTTCAGCCACTCGCATCAGAGCCCGAAGCACAAGCCAGCCCGTCCTTGTTTGCCAGAGCTCCCCCTACCTCACCTTACCTCACTCCTTTCAGCAGAAGCTCGACTTCCTCTTTTGCTCCCGTCCTCTGTAATCCCTCGACTCCTCGATACTCAAACAACGACTGCCACCATGCCTATCATCCCGACCACAGAGATTACACCACCTGCCCCGCCACCGGGCCCTCCCCGAAGCCGGGGCTCGACTGACGAGGGCGTTTTCGACGATGCCAGGACCTACTACACCGCCGATGAGCGCCATCTGAACACCCGGGCGGGTGCCAGAACCCGCACCTACTCACAGGTATTTTCTGCTTGTGCTCATGGAGATGACCAATGTGGCTGACCAGCATTGGGCTGCAACAGAACAGCTTGTTCAAGCAAATGGAGCGGATGGGCCTGAAGGAGCCTTACCGGAGAGGCAGTCATGGTGAGTATTCTGATATTCCCCAATTTTCGAAACACATTACGAGCTGGTGCTGACAATGCTGTCTCAGACGAATCCACCATTCCACATTCTCGTCGATTCCTTATTCAAGTCGAACCTACTCTACAGAGCTTGCAGTCACAGGAGGATACCGATGGGAACATGCAAATCACCATTGAGGACAATGGTCCCAAGGTTCTTACACTCCGCACTGCGGCGTCTAATGGGCACAACAGATTCGATATTCGAGGTACATACATGTTGTCCAACCTGCTCCAGGAGCTCTCGCTCGCCAAGGAGTACGGCCGCAAGCAGATTATCCTCGATGAGGCCCGCCTGAACGAGAACCCTGTCAACCGTCTTTCGCGAATGATTCGTGATCACTTTTGGGAGGGACTCACTCGCCGCATTGATGCCTCCAGCATTGAGATTGCGGCGCGGGATCCCAAGGACTGGACAGACGACCCGAGGCCACGCATCTACGTTCCCCGGGGCGCTCCTGAGCAATACGAATACTACACCAAGGTGGCAGAGGAGAGGCCTGAGCTCCGGCTCGATGTGCAGCTCCTGCCAGAGAAGATTACCCCTGAGCTGGTTCGGGATATGAATTCCAAGCCCGGTCTGCTCGCGGtcgacatggaggaggaagtcgaTCCCAAAACTGGAAAGAAGACGCTCAAGGGCCGACCATTCGTCGTGCCAGGAGGTCGCTTCAACGAGCTTTACGGCTGGGACAGCTACATGGAGTCTCTGGGTCTGCTGGTGCACGACAAGGTCGACTTGGCCAAGTCTATGGTACAGAACTTTTGCTTTTGCATCAAGCACTACGGCAAAATTCTCAATGCCACCCGATCCTACTACCTCTGCCGGTCACAACCTCCTTTCCTGACCGACATGGCGCTCCGGGTGTacgacaagatcaagcaCGAGCCAGGTGCTCTGGAGTTCCTCCGGACGTCTATCctggccgccatcaaggagtATCACAGCGTATGGGTGGCTGAGCCGCGTTTAGACCCCGTCACAGGTCTTTCACGGTACAGGCCCGAGGGTCTTGGTGTTCCTCCTGAGACGGAGGCTGGCCATTTCGTTCATATTTTGGAGCCCTACGTTGAGAAACATGGCTGTACCTTTGAGGAGTTTGTTGAGGGgtacaacaatggcaagATCAAGGAACCCGAGCTCGACAACTACTTTATGCACGATCGTGCTGTCCGTGAGTCGGGCCACGATACGACTTACCGTTTTGAGGGTTGCTGTGCCGACCTTGCAACGATCGACTTGaactctctcctcttcaaatACGAAACGGACATTGCGCGCACCATCCGAAATGTGTTCCACGACAAGCTTGTCATTCCTGCTGAGTATTGCGTGGGCAATATGGAGCCCAACCACGTCGAGGCGTCTGCTATCTGGGACCGCCGCGCCAAGCGGAGAAAGTTGGCCATTGACAAGTACCTTTGGAACGAGCAGGAGGGTATGTACTTTGACTACGACACTGCGAACCGCAAGCAGTGCTCGTACGAAAGCGCAACGACCTTTTGGGCACTGTGGGCTGGTGTTGCCAGCCCCAAGCAGGCCGCAGCCATGGTCACCAAAGCCCTTCCCAAGTTCGAGGCTGTGGGTGGGTTGCTGTCCGGTACTGAGGAGAGTCGTGGTGAGATTGGCCTGGAGCGACCTAACAGACAATGGGATTATCCCTATGGCTGGGCGCCACAGCAGATTTTGGCGTGGACGGGGTTGTATCGGTACAGCTTCACAGAAGAAGCCGAGAGACTGGCGTACAAGTGGCTGTTCATGATTACAAAGGCGTTTGTTGACTTCaatggggtggtggtggagaagtaCGACGTGACAAGGCCTATTGATCCGCACAGAGTGGACGCCGAGTATGGAAATCAGGGGCTGGACTTTAAGGGTGTTGCCAAGGAGGGGTGAGTTCTGATTCTTCCATGCTGGGGTGCTGAGTATAATGACTAACAAGATGATTAGATTCGGCTGGGTCAACGCGAGTTATGTGTACGGCCTACAGATTGTCAATGCTCACATGCGGAGAGCCCTGGGAACGCTCACGCCGTATGAGACTTTTATCAGGGCCGTGGAGGAGAATAGGGCAAAAGCATTGGCGGAGTTGGTGTAAATTCTTTAACTGTCAACAATAAGAATGGAaagagaggagggagcaatggatgggttttggggaagagaaaagacGACTAGAAATTGTAGAAAGTTGCATACCTATCCTAAAATGAAGATATCCCAGAAGAGACCACCGGTATTGGCAGAGTGGCGATGATCCAGCAagggttttggttgtggcGGTGAAATGATGAGAATGGAGGCATGATGGCAAGTGTGAGAGG from Podospora pseudoanserina strain CBS 124.78 chromosome 2, whole genome shotgun sequence includes the following:
- the NTH1_3 gene encoding alpha,alpha-trehalase nth1 (BUSCO:EOG09260TWS; COG:G; EggNog:ENOG503NXP5; CAZy:GH37), whose amino-acid sequence is MPIIPTTEITPPAPPPGPPRSRGSTDEGVFDDARTYYTADERHLNTRAGARTRTYSQNSLFKQMERMGLKEPYRRGSHDESTIPHSRRFLIQVEPTLQSLQSQEDTDGNMQITIEDNGPKVLTLRTAASNGHNRFDIRGTYMLSNLLQELSLAKEYGRKQIILDEARLNENPVNRLSRMIRDHFWEGLTRRIDASSIEIAARDPKDWTDDPRPRIYVPRGAPEQYEYYTKVAEERPELRLDVQLLPEKITPELVRDMNSKPGLLAVDMEEEVDPKTGKKTLKGRPFVVPGGRFNELYGWDSYMESLGLLVHDKVDLAKSMVQNFCFCIKHYGKILNATRSYYLCRSQPPFLTDMALRVYDKIKHEPGALEFLRTSILAAIKEYHSVWVAEPRLDPVTGLSRYRPEGLGVPPETEAGHFVHILEPYVEKHGCTFEEFVEGYNNGKIKEPELDNYFMHDRAVRESGHDTTYRFEGCCADLATIDLNSLLFKYETDIARTIRNVFHDKLVIPAEYCVGNMEPNHVEASAIWDRRAKRRKLAIDKYLWNEQEGMYFDYDTANRKQCSYESATTFWALWAGVASPKQAAAMVTKALPKFEAVGGLLSGTEESRGEIGLERPNRQWDYPYGWAPQQILAWTGLYRYSFTEEAERLAYKWLFMITKAFVDFNGVVVEKYDVTRPIDPHRVDAEYGNQGLDFKGVAKEGFGWVNASYVYGLQIVNAHMRRALGTLTPYETFIRAVEENRAKALAELV
- a CDS encoding hypothetical protein (COG:S; EggNog:ENOG503NZ7S) — its product is MGPPSFLMRSKSDDSFLSILSTKEEKSLLPAPVHRKPKIRVRTLLGHCLYRRVILWTAGILFLLCLALSSPGGRQRRQRLLELVDLSHQDVRSGGDEGEAPTVAKDTEGVVFVVSAGDAPQVQVQGEHMPTWLRFRHLDGFFNGLKALVPANEHIPEYPRKPGEASPFPLTLSYTGLPTPTPYVSQPDYESPEYISQYHAVEKCYLDKERRIPVPDLYAYNGVVQGQPEPAMGSRNLLGLRDDVCFDRFGRYGPYGLGYSFDEGGAFVGTDTEQEGSSTVWEKTGKINYENMDWGDAQTRCYESNKKRFADPAVPTKTAAVSGQPHQRSFLRNERQKIPRTAVVIRAYVGFQWTQHNILNFRALISELALKSGGEYAVHFLLHVRNNNEAIWADPMTAQRILDENIPQEFHGLCTLWSEAQMRLYYPGKFGGSFQNPSGGDIHGVYRSAHFPLQHFAMQHPEYEYFWNWELDMRWLGNYYELFDRLSAWAKEQPRKELWERSAKYYIPSYHGSWENFTSLVHNETLNSGREATYGPVQFPGRQPLRSELRGESFMPSNCDPNNKSDTECGKGEEADLITLNPLFDTEHSGWVFSTDVTGYKRSLPLPPRRCSIITASRLSRRLLNTMHEETWRLKHTMFAEMYPATMALHHGLKAVYAPHPVYLDREWEIEAIDKAFNGGRDHTAGGHGSPFDLNNEHNHKGSSWYYNSEFAGLLWRRWLGYAQFDGRGRNGGRSGEGQLRGGKEEEERAAGTGRLCLRSMLVHPIKWEHPSELD